The Scylla paramamosain isolate STU-SP2022 chromosome 42, ASM3559412v1, whole genome shotgun sequence genome has a segment encoding these proteins:
- the LOC135093356 gene encoding uncharacterized protein LOC135093356 isoform X4, whose translation MAETEGRHTTLREEIVALHQKGEAHTILSLVSTFTENKTRPWDPLLLWVQPQPCCLYALAAHVRAANISALVSVGCGTGLLEWLIQAITGLSVVGYEVNASWWTSKYAPPTFIPLTFVDQDASPPKVPPTHALMCCYFNNAKVFRQYVSAYEGPVLLIIGATSGDRHTDPHPLDYVDRDTWRLTLTHRISTHDLLAGYHRQTI comes from the exons ATGGCCGAGACAGAGGGGCGGCACACCACTCTGCGGGAGGAGATCGTTGCACTTCACCAGAAAG GTGAGGCCCACACCatcctctctcttgtctccaCCTTCACGGAAAATAAGACCCGCCCTTGGGATCCACTGCTGCTCTGGGTGCAGCCTCAGCCATGCTGCCTCTACGCCTTGGCCGCCCATGTCAGGGCCGCCAACATCTCTGCTCTGGTATCCGTTGGCTGCGGCACTGGCCTGCTAGAGTGGCTCATTCAGGCCATCACAG GTCTTTCTGTCGTGGGTTATGAAGTGAATGCCAGTTGGTGGACCTCCAAGTACGCCCCGCCGACGTTCATTCCGCTGACCTTCGTTGACCAGGACGCCTCTCCTCCCAAAGTGCCGCCCACTCACGCTCTCATGTGCTGCTACTTCAATAACGCCAAAGTGTTTCG GCAATACGTGTCTGCCTATGAGGGTCCCGTGCTGCTCATCATAGGGGCCACGTCTGGGGACCGCCACACTGACCCCCACCCCCTGGACTACGTGGACAGGGACACGTGGCgcctcacactcactcatcGGATCTCCACACACGACCTCCTGGCGGGCTACCACCGCCAAACTATATAA